CACTGTCACTCATGCATGACCAACAGGACGTGGCCGCGCTCTTTGCTAAGCTGAACCGGATAGTCGTCTTTCCCTGTACGACCAGCCAGGTCGCAGAGTCCGTCTCATCAATCTTTGGCACATACGACCATGTGGTGCGTGACAGCAACGCCGGTGTCTCGAGGGGTCACGGGCAGCTCTTCGGGACATACTCCGAGGGGTATGTCGAGCATACGGTCAAGGAGCAGAACGTGCGGCCAGAGGACCTCATGGGAACAGATCGCGGAGCGCTTGTCGTCTGGGGAGGCGACCGGGCGCTCGTCGATCACTTAGACGAATGGAACTGACATGGTGAAGCGATGCGATAGGTGCAAGGTCGCCTTTGACGATCGGGTCAGCTTCTGCCCCAACTGCGGCTCGCCTTCGGTGGATGATACGCGGACCCTCGACGAGCTCGTGGCTGTCGGCTATCGGGCCTTCCATGGCGGCAGGTCGGCGGCGTTGCCCCAAGAGGCGCCCATGCCGTCTTCCGCTCCCACCGCTCACATAGAAGAGGACGAGGACGAGCGGCTGAGGAGGGGGTACGAGGACTTTGTGCTGCGTGAGCAGCAAGGGTCGACGTCGGTTGCTGGCTCGAAAGATGAGATGGGGGCGACGTCCGCACAATGGCTTGATTCGAGCTTGCATCCACTTGTCTCGAGCGAGTCTGCCGCAGATCAGAACTGTCATGAGAGTGACGCCGATCATGTTGACCGGCTGATGACGGGACTTGGGCTGGGGATATCGCCCGAGGCGTCACCTGGCGTTGTCTCCTCGCAGGAGATAGTGCGTGAGAGCGGAACGTCTATTCAGCCGATAGCAGGCCAAGGCGCGGCTAACCCCGACTACGACCTGGTTTTCAGCGACATTCGTGTTGAGCACGAAAGGCCTAAGCACGAGCTTGCGGAGTTTGTGAGGGACAATGCCTCCAGTCGGTTCTTTCGGGACCTCTTCGTCCCGGGAACCGTCTTGAACAGGATAGGGCGCGCGCTGCTTCTGGTCGTGGGCATATGGCTCACCATCGTCCTCGTCGTTCCCCTTATGGTGGGCATGGCGATCAATGCGTTCGAGGCGCTGCTCCCGCCTCTGCTGTGCATCGGGTTCTTGTGGTATCTCATGCGAGGTATTTTTCGCAGATGATCTACTGACGCATTTCGCGAAGTTCATGGCGTTAGACGCCATGACGTTGTGATTACTCATGGAGGGGACTGTGTTAACCCTACCCTGATACGGCGAGTTCGGGGTGGAACGGGTACGGCGCGGCGACTCTCTGTCTCCACGTCAGTCGATGTGGAGGGCATGGGAGCTGCTCGACGATCGGGTCGTCGGGGCGACGAGCCTCGTGCAGTCACGCGAGGTAGCCGTGGAGTCTCCTGGTGGACATGTCACGGAACCTGGCAGGGAACGCCTCAGGTGTCGAGTGGGTCGCGCATCACGAGGTCGGGCGGTGCCCTCGGTCCCGAGGACGCGAAACTCTGGTGCGCCGCCACGCCCATCTCTGCGAGCGCGGACGCAAGTCCCCTGCCTGTTGGTCGACGCGACAGCCCGGCGGGTGCGCACTCCGCGAGAGCCTCCCTGGCGCTGCCGACGCCGAGTCTTCCCCTGCAGCCGCGCGTCGTCTCCCTCGGGCGGCAGCTCCTCCGCCATCGCCTGCGACAGCAGCCCAGGCATCCTCTCCCGCTTGTCGTCGCGCATCGTGCGGACGATCACCTTCAGCCCCTTCGCAGACATGCCGCCTTCCTCACCTCCGGGTGTGGGAGAGGCATATGACTGTGGGGTCAAAAATATCAAACGGGGGTTAACGCAGCCATTGACAAAAAACTAGGGCAGGACTGCCTTCGCAACCCCGCCCCGCAAAACCCGAAGGTTTTTTGTCTGATTCCATTATGGGTGATTACACCCAGTTGTCGAACACCTTCGCAAGAAATCTGTAAGCGGATACCACACAATCGGTGTTCGTGTACCAGTCGGCGTGCTCGACGGCACGATGCTTGAGGGCATCGACCAGGCTCCTGCACATCTCCCTCGTGTGGGAGCCCGCGACCATCTCCCTGTAGGCGAACGCCATCATCGTTATCTGCTGGACGCGCGGGTTGGCCATCTTCGCTCGCCTCGCACGCCTATTGATGCCCATCTCGTCGAGCGCCAGCGCGACCTCTCTCGGGGTGCGGATGGTGCTTGTCTCGCCTGGCGCGAAGCCGTTTATGATGTCGGTGGAATGGGCGCAGGCGTTCCTCACGGCTTGGGCTTGCCTGAAAAGGTAGTGCTCGCTTCTCATCCGCCGGTCCTTCCACCTATCTGCGCAGAAGAGATAGAAGTTGATGAAGCCTCCGAAGGAAAGTAGCTCGATGAGGACCCATACGGGCTTCTCGTTGTCGTACTTGCGGGCCATGCCCCCGCTGTACCTATCCCTCTTCAGCCGCTCCATCTCCTTCTCGCGAATCGATCGGTTCCTCTCACTCAGGCTTTCCAGGTAGTCGGCGACGATCGAGTAGCCGTCCTCGTCTGCTCGCTCGGTGACCTCGCGCATGAGCCTGACCTTGGCAAAGTGCTTGATGTCCAGCGTCATCGGGAGCAAGGTGTACCTGAGCATGTGGTCGATGGCCGCGAGATCCCGCAGATGCCCGAAGTCGAGACCGACGTACTCGCTGCCATGCGCTCCTCCGATGCGCTTTTCAAACAGGACGCGGTAGGCCGCGAGCTGCCTGTTACCGGGTCTGCCCGAGCCCCTCGACCTGCACCTCTCCTTCGCCGCCCTGACGTCGCTGTCCCCCTCGACGCGCGCGCAGGAGTCGGGGCCCGTGGTGGCCGGGCTCGGTGCCGGTATCGCGTACCCTCATAGGGCGGCATGAGGTCGAGATTGCGAGGACCTGTCAGCTGCTCTCGTGCGAAGGGTACGGGTGCCCGTGAGGCGGGCAAAGGTCGACGCGGCGGCCGTGGGGAGGTGCGAGCACATGCGGAGCGCAGGTGGGGTCACGTTGCGAAGGTGTGGGGAGGTCCCCATGAGAACGCCCGCTCACCTGCCTTGCAGCTTATGCACGAGCTCGGCGAACTCGTCGCGCCTCTGGGCTGGGGTGCGCGAGTCCTCGCTGGACTCCCTCATGGCGTTTGCCGCGATGGCGCCGAGGGCGCCAAACGAGCGTCCCAGCGCGGCCTTGAGAGGCGAGAACTCAAGGCGATACTTCGTGCCGTTCATCTTGATGGAGTCACCGCTCCACGTCTTGAGCTTCGCTTCCACCTCGCCTATGGGTGCACGATCGAACTCGTTGCCCTTGTTGTCAAAGAGGATGAGCTCGCCTGAGCCATCGATGCCTATGAAGCCGTTTGTCGCCCGTTGCCTGATGCCTTGGACTATGTGCATGCCGTCGCACCAGAATTGCCAGTCGCCCCTGTTGTCTGCCATGGAGTTCCTCCTGAGGTCGTCTGTTGACAAGAAGTGAGCCACGTGCTAGCAGAGAACTATACCGTAGATGGCATGGCGGCATGCCAGCTGCACAATATACGATGCATTCTGCAAAGGAGCGCACCCGGTGGGGAGGTGTGTCTTGCGGGGCACGGTGCACCGGACGCCTCCCGAAGTGCTGGGGGCGGTTGCCCCTGCCGTGAGGCTGGGGGGCCGACAGAGGGGGGCGTGGGTGACGACTTTGGCAGGCGGGGCATCGACAGCCCCTCCGACAGGCGCTATCTGCTGTAGCTCTACCGTACGGGCATCACGGCGATCACTGCGCGATGGGTGGAAGGCAGGCGTGCAAAGTTCGTCGAGCGCACGGTCACGCTCATCTCGGGCTGCATCCACAAGGCGTGATGCGAGTGGCGTGAGGCGCTTGGACATCGGCCATCGGAGGGGCTGGGACAAGCCGCCCTTGTCGGCAGGCGTCTTTCCACCATGCGCATCTGGCCATTGGGAGGCGCGAGGCAGGTCAGTCGCCCTCCTCCAGATATCTCCTTGCAGCCCTCTCGTCCGCGATCATGTACGTGCGCCAGCGGTTGGAGCCCTGTGCAGCCAAGATGCCATCGCTTACCAGATCGCCGAGCAGCTCGCTTGTCCGTGACGCGCCCAGCCCGGTTGCCTCCATGATAGCTGCCCTGCCGAGCGGCTCTGCGGCTGATGCGATATGTTGAACTATGTGGCGCTTTGTTCGATCGGTTGCCTTCGTCCGATTTTCGCGTCCGATTCGTTCGAGTTTCCAGATGAGACGAGCTCTACGTGCGAACCTGGACGGTGGAATGCCACACGCGTGGCGTTGCCCTCTTGGAAGTACTCGAAGCTCACGCCAGCCTCGTCGCAGGCCTGCTTGATGCGGCGCAGACCACTACCGAATGCCTCGATGTAACCGCCGCGGAAGAGGGCGTCGGCAATGCGTGGGTTTCGGTTCTGTGGCGCCCTCGCCACCCCCTTGAGGTAGTCGTCTGGTGTGGTGCCTGCAGGGAAGAGGCCGGGATTCGTGATCTGTACCGTGTCCGTAAAGATATCGATCATCACGCGGCTGTCACCTTGATGCTCTTTGTGTTATCGGAAGCCCCGCGTTATGAGAAGCCGCCAAGCAAGCCCGCAGGTCGCGGGCTTTTTTGATGCCCGACGGCTTCGCATAACGTGACCGTGCATCCATAATCGTTCCCGTATGTCCGACATCGAGACTGAGGAGGTCAACATGGACGTACGGGAGTTCGAGGAGTTCGTGCCGTGCGTGATTGAGCGCATGCGCGCGGACGGCTGCGCCGAGGGCCCCATCGGCACGGCCGAATGGGTCCTGCGGTGGTTCGCGGAATTCTGCCGCGAGGAGGAGGTCGGCGACGTCGGTGATGACGCCGTCGCCGACTTCTGTGCCAGGCGCTTCGGCTTCGATGCCGGCGATGCGAAGCTGCCGACGCGGACGGCGTTGCGCAAGCCGCTCCTCACTGCGATGGGATCGTGCCGCACCGGGTCGTACTGCAAGACCCACCAGCCAGGCGTCGTCCACGAGGTGCCGGAGTGCATGAGGGGGGTGTATTCCCTCGTCATCACCGACTTCGTCGGCGAGCGGCGCGAGACCGGCCTGAGGACCAAGGAGCGCAAGGCCTGGATGGCGGCGAAGTTCCTGACGTTCGTCGCGGAATCGGGTGTGGGCGACATCGCGCGCTTGCGCATGGAGGACGTCGACGCGTTCGTCGGGTCGCTCTCCGGGTACGCGCCCGCCACGCTGCGCTGCCTCAGGGGGACGCTGCGGGAGCTGCTCGACTGGATGGCGGGGCGCGGGATGGTGGGGCTCTCGGGGCGCATGGCGTTCCCCGTGCCCAAGGGGAGCAGCCGCTCGACGGTCCTGTCCTACTACACGAAGGACGAGGTGGAACGCATCGTCGCCGGCATCGACGCGTCCACGAGGAGGGGCAAGCCCTGCCTGCTCGTCGTCGCGCTGTTCGCGCTCGCCGGGATGCGGGCGGGGGACGCGGCGAGCCTCACGCTATCCGACATCGACTGGGACGCGGGCCTGATCCGCATCGCCCGGCAGAGGACCGGGGAGCCCCTCGACGTCCCGATGCCCGACGAGGTGCGCTACCCGCCCGTCGACCACATGCGCAACGCCCGCCCCGACAGCGCCAGCGGCCCCGACCACCTGCTCGTCACTGTGAACGCGCCCCACACGCGCATGCGCGGCGCCGGCACGCTCGGGCGCATCGTGGGCCGGCGCGTGGAGGCCGCCGGGGTCGAGCCCGGCAGGCGCCGCCACGGCCCGCACTCCCTGCGCCACTCGCTCGCGACCAACATGCTCGCCGCCGACGTGCCGGTGAGCGCCATATCCGACGTGCTCGGGCACGGCAGCGCGAGGACCACCGAGGCCTGCCTGACCGTCGACCTCGCGCACGCCCGGGACCTCGCGTCGGGGGTGCCGCCATGATGTTCGACAGCAACCATTCCCCCGACTGGGTCCCCAACATGGACGGGCCGTTCGCGGAGGAGCTGGCGGCCCACGTCCGGCACAAGCGCGCGCTGGGCCACCGGTACGCCGAGCCGGTCTGCCACGCGCTCAAGAAGACGGGCCGGACGTTCGCCGAGATGGGCTGCGACGGCACCCGCATCACCCGTGAGACGGCGGGCGCGTGGTGCTCCGCGGGGGAGGGCCAGACGCGCGCCACGCTCGGGAAGAGGCGCACTGCCCCCCGACGGTCTCGCCAAATACCTGATCTCGAGGGGCTGGGAGGACGTGGCCCTCTGCGAGGAGGGCGGCGCCCTCGGCAGCTCGTTCGCCCCGCACGTCCTCGGGCGCGACGAGGTGGCCCGCGTGTTCCGCGCGGCCCGGGCGTCGGCGGCCGGCGAGCGCGCCCACTCCCGCTACGCGGCGATGTGTCTGTGCCACGCGTGTGGCCTGCGCCGCTCGGAGGCCGGCAACCTGCGCGTGTCCGACTTCGACCCCGGCGCCCGGGCGGTCGCGGCCGGGCATTCGAAGAGTGACGTGTCGCGCCTGGTCGCGATGTCCGAGTCGACCGCGGAGGTCCTGGCCGAGCACGCCGCGATGCCCCGCGACCCCGCCCCCGGCGCCTTCCTGCTGCGCGGCCGGCACGCGGGGCGGGTGGCCCTGCCCGTTCTGGCACGACTGCCTCGATGCCGCGGGCGTGGTCCCCCGCGCCGACGGCAGCCGCCAGCGCCCGCGCGACCTCCGGCACACGTTCTGCGTCCGCGCGCTGGAGAAGATCGCGGAGGGAGGCCGCGACATACGCGCCGCGCCGCCCCTCCCCGGCGCCTACCTCGGCCACAAGGGCATCGTCGAGACGGAGCGCTGCCTGCGCCTCGTCGAGCCGGCGTACCGCGAGGTGTCCGACGCGGCGGCCGGTGGCTTGCCGGACTTCTACGGGAGGGGGAGCCATGGGCGAGGGCAGGCGGGACTTCGGGTACTACGCCGAGCGCTTCCTGGGCGACTACCTGACGGCGAGGAAGGGCTGCTCGGCCAAGACGGTCTCGTCCTACCGCGACGCGATCGTCCTGCCCATGGGGTTCACGCGGGGGCGCTGCGGCGGGCGCTTCGGGCTGGCCGACATCGACGCCGGGGCCGTCGGGGCGTTCCCCGACCACCTCGAGGCCGACCGGGGCAACTCGGTCGCGACCCGCAACCAGCGCCAGGCTGCCGCGAGCCCGTTCCTGTCGTTCGTGCGCACGCGCGAGCCCGAGCCGTGCGGCCAGTACGCGGCAGTCCTCGACATCCCGAGGAAGAGGCCGCCCAGGCCGGCGATTGCGTACCTCACCGTCGCAGAGGCGGGGGGCCGCTCGCCTCGATCGACGAGTCGGACCGCCGGGGCCTCCGGGACAAGGCCATGCTCGCCTTCCCCTGCGAGACCGCCGCGCGCGTCGACGAGCTCTGCGGCTGCCTTTCCCGCCAGCTGCGCCTCGAGTCGGCGCCCTACGCGGGGCCGCGCGGCAAGGGCGGCAAGGCGCGCAACGTGCCGGTCACCGAGTCGTTCGCCGAGCTCGTCGGCGACTAGGCGGGGGCGTTCGGGATCGGGGGCGGAGACGAGCCGCCGCTCGCCAACCGGTACGGGA
The DNA window shown above is from Olsenella sp. oral taxon 807 and carries:
- a CDS encoding Abi family protein, with translation MPAPSPATTGPDSCARVEGDSDVRAAKERCRSRGSGRPGNRQLAAYRVLFEKRIGGAHGSEYVGLDFGHLRDLAAIDHMLRYTLLPMTLDIKHFAKVRLMREVTERADEDGYSIVADYLESLSERNRSIREKEMERLKRDRYSGGMARKYDNEKPVWVLIELLSFGGFINFYLFCADRWKDRRMRSEHYLFRQAQAVRNACAHSTDIINGFAPGETSTIRTPREVALALDEMGINRRARRAKMANPRVQQITMMAFAYREMVAGSHTREMCRSLVDALKHRAVEHADWYTNTDCVVSAYRFLAKVFDNWV
- a CDS encoding ATP-binding protein; this encodes MIDIFTDTVQITNPGLFPAGTTPDDYLKGVARAPQNRNPRIADALFRGGYIEAFGSGLRRIKQACDEAGVSFEYFQEGNATRVAFHRPGSHVELVSSGNSNESDAKIGRRQPIEQSAT
- a CDS encoding tyrosine-type recombinase/integrase; translated protein: MDVREFEEFVPCVIERMRADGCAEGPIGTAEWVLRWFAEFCREEEVGDVGDDAVADFCARRFGFDAGDAKLPTRTALRKPLLTAMGSCRTGSYCKTHQPGVVHEVPECMRGVYSLVITDFVGERRETGLRTKERKAWMAAKFLTFVAESGVGDIARLRMEDVDAFVGSLSGYAPATLRCLRGTLRELLDWMAGRGMVGLSGRMAFPVPKGSSRSTVLSYYTKDEVERIVAGIDASTRRGKPCLLVVALFALAGMRAGDAASLTLSDIDWDAGLIRIARQRTGEPLDVPMPDEVRYPPVDHMRNARPDSASGPDHLLVTVNAPHTRMRGAGTLGRIVGRRVEAAGVEPGRRRHGPHSLRHSLATNMLAADVPVSAISDVLGHGSARTTEACLTVDLAHARDLASGVPP
- a CDS encoding tyrosine-type recombinase/integrase yields the protein MALCEEGGALGSSFAPHVLGRDEVARVFRAARASAAGERAHSRYAAMCLCHACGLRRSEAGNLRVSDFDPGARAVAAGHSKSDVSRLVAMSESTAEVLAEHAAMPRDPAPGAFLLRGRHAGRVALPVLARLPRCRGRGPPRRRQPPAPARPPAHVLRPRAGEDRGGRPRHTRRAAPPRRLPRPQGHRRDGALPAPRRAGVPRGVRRGGRWLAGLLREGEPWARAGGTSGTTPSASWATT